One Lacunisphaera limnophila DNA window includes the following coding sequences:
- the mraY gene encoding phospho-N-acetylmuramoyl-pentapeptide-transferase, which produces MLSYLSQYHDFFGPLRLLQYITVRSVGAAITALLIGFVIGPMLIRRFRELKFGHGYIDERTGALGATYFDKKHTPTMGGLIIFLSVFFSAVLWAAPNVWTVVALFVYTALTVPGWRDDYLKVVHKNKDGIRSWEKIAWQTGATVIALGILLWHPQSAGKIRELWLPFFKTAVVGYMPWWMLLVLIYLWIVGFSNAINLTDGLDGLATGCTITVALVLGIMAYAAGNSVISQYLLISYVPGTGELTVVCAALIGACMAFLWYNSHPAEVFMGDTGSLALGGLIGVMAFMIHQPFTLVIIGGVFVLEALSVIFQVGWFKFTKRRTGTGQRLFLMAPIHHHFQKKGWPETKVVLRFWVLSLGFALAGLATLKLR; this is translated from the coding sequence ATGCTTAGCTATCTCTCCCAGTACCACGACTTCTTCGGCCCGTTGCGTTTGCTGCAATACATCACGGTGCGCTCCGTGGGCGCGGCCATCACGGCCCTGCTGATCGGCTTCGTCATCGGGCCCATGCTCATCCGGCGCTTCCGCGAGCTGAAGTTCGGTCACGGCTACATTGACGAGCGCACGGGCGCGCTTGGGGCGACCTACTTTGACAAGAAGCACACGCCCACCATGGGCGGGCTCATCATCTTCCTCTCGGTGTTTTTCAGCGCCGTGCTCTGGGCCGCGCCCAACGTCTGGACGGTTGTCGCCCTCTTCGTCTACACCGCGCTGACCGTGCCCGGCTGGCGGGATGATTACCTGAAGGTGGTCCACAAGAACAAGGACGGCATCCGCTCGTGGGAAAAGATCGCCTGGCAGACCGGCGCGACCGTGATCGCCTTGGGCATCCTGCTGTGGCACCCGCAGAGCGCGGGCAAGATCCGCGAGCTCTGGCTGCCGTTCTTCAAGACCGCGGTCGTGGGCTACATGCCGTGGTGGATGCTCCTGGTCCTGATCTATCTCTGGATCGTCGGCTTCAGCAATGCCATCAACCTGACCGACGGCCTCGATGGTCTCGCCACCGGCTGCACGATCACCGTCGCCCTGGTGCTCGGCATCATGGCGTACGCCGCCGGCAACAGCGTCATCTCGCAGTATCTGCTGATCAGCTACGTGCCCGGCACGGGGGAACTGACGGTCGTGTGCGCGGCCCTGATCGGCGCCTGCATGGCCTTTCTCTGGTACAACTCGCACCCGGCCGAGGTCTTCATGGGCGACACCGGGTCGCTCGCCTTGGGCGGATTGATCGGGGTCATGGCCTTCATGATCCACCAGCCGTTCACGCTCGTGATCATCGGCGGCGTGTTCGTGCTGGAGGCCCTGTCCGTCATCTTCCAGGTCGGCTGGTTCAAGTTCACCAAGCGCCGCACCGGCACGGGCCAGCGCCTGTTCCTCATGGCCCCGATCCATCATCATTTCCAGAAGAAGGGCTGGCCTGAGACCAAGGTCGTCCTGCGCTTCTGGGTCCTCTCCCTCGGCTTTGCCCTCGCGGGTTTGGCCACCCTCAAGCTCCGCTAA